AGACCCACCAGCAGGCCGACGGGTCGGTGCGGGTCCCCGAGGCCCTGCGGCCCTACCTGCAGGGCCGCGAGGTCCTCGAGCCGGTGACGCGGTGACGCGAGACGTCGCCGAGGGCTGGACGCCGAAGCTGGTGGCCCTCGACATCGACGGCACGCTCTTCGGGGCCGGTCACGGCACCGGCGTCGTCACCGAGGAGATCAGCCCCGCCGTGCGCGCGGCCGTGGACAAGGTGGTGGCCGCCGGGGTGCCGGTGGTGCTGTCGACCGGGCGCTCGACCTTCTCGATCACGGGAGTCCTCGAGATGCTCGGCCTGCCGCGCGGGCGGGACGAGCAGGTCCTGGCCGTGGCGTCGAACGGCTCGGTGACCTTCTCCTACCCGCCGGTCGAGATCCTGACGACCGAGACCTTCGACGCCTCGGAGGTGGTCCGGCTGCTGCTGGAGCACGTGCCGGACGCCCGGGTCGCGGTGGAGGAGATCGGGGTGGGCTACCGCCTGAACCGGCTCTTCCCGGAGGGGGAGATCGACGGGCACATGACGGTGCAGACGCTCGACGAGCTGGTGGCCGAGCCGGTCACGCGCGTGATCATCCGCGACCCGGACGCCTCCGAGGAAGATTTTGTGCATCTGGCAGAAAAGGTGGGGCTGCACGGCATCAACTACTTCATCGGCTGGACCGCGTGGCTCGACCTCGCGCCGGCTGACGTCTCGAAGGCGTCGGGTCTCACCTCGGTGTGCGCCCGTCTGGGTGTCGACGCCTCCGACGTGCTCGCCATCGGGGACGGGCGCAACGACATCGAGATGCTGCAGTGGGCCGGACGCGGCGTCGCCATGGGGCAGGCCACCCTGTCGGTGCAGGAGGCGGCCGACGACGTCACGGACGCGGTCGAGGACGACGGGGTGGCACGCGAGCTCGGACGCTGGTTCCCGTGATCCGGCTGGTCGCGACCGACCTCGACGGCACGCTGCTCCAGCCCGACGGCACCGTCAGCCCCCGCACCCTGGAGGTGCTCGACGCCGTCGACGCCCTCGGGGTGCTGGTCGTCTTCGTGACCGGCCGACCGATCCGCTGGATGGAGTCGCTGTGGCAGCACGTCGGTGACCACGGGCTGGCCATCTGCAGCAACGGGGGCGTCCTGTACGACGTGCCGGGGCGCGCGGTGCTGGAGGCTCGCACCATCGACCCCGAGGTAGGGCTCGCCGTGGCGGAGCGGATCCGCCACGCCGTCCCGGGATCGACGTTCGCCCTCGAGAAGACCACCGGCTTCTCCCAGGAGCCGGCGTTCCCGGTGCACCCCGACGACCGGGCCGGCGGCGAGGCGAACGCCTTCCGCGTCCAGGTGGCGCCCCTGGAGGAGGCCCTGGACACCGACGTCGTCAAGCTGCTCGCCCTCCACCAGGAGCACGCGCCGCTCGACTACTGGCAGCGGGTCGAGCGCGCCGCCGACGGTGCCGTGACCACGACCTGGTCGTCCACCAACGCGCTCGTGGAGATGAGCGGCGCCGGGGTCACCAAGGCGTCCACGCTGGCCCGGTTGTGCGCCGAGCGCGGCCTCGACGCCTCCGAGGTGGTGGCGTTCGGGGACATGCCGAACGACGTCGACATGCTGCGCTGGGCCGGCTCGTCGTACGCCATGGAGAACGGGCACGCCCACACGCGTGCGGCCGCGCAGCACGTCGCCCCAGGCAACGACGAGGACGGCGTGGCGCAGGTCCTCGAGCGGCTTCTGCTCTCCTGACACAGGGCGGGCCCAGGTCGCACCGGGCCCACCCCTGCGCTTGCTCAGGAAAGGCTGCCCCCACAGTTGTACTGGCACTCCTCGCCGTAGGCGTAGTAGCTGATGCCGCGTGCGTTCCCACGCTCGTTGGTGATGAGGCCCTCGGTGGAGATCGTCCCGTCGGCGGCGACGAGCACCTCCACGACCTGCGTGCCGGCCTTGATGCACACCACGGTGTTCGGAGCCAGCCCCGTGTCGATCTCGGACAGGGTGCCGTCGGCCGGGACCTTGTTCGGGTAGCTGGCGGGGTTGCAGTGCTGCGTCGCGCCCTTGGTGATGACATCGACGGCGTGCGCGGGAGCGGCGAGGCCGCCGGTCAGCAGGACAGCCGCTGCGGCGGGGACGACAAGACGTGAAACCTTCATGGAGATGGACCCCCTCGGTCCTCGGGACGGATGCGACCCCCCTCGGACCGCACCGCTCACGCTAGGGGTCCGAACGGTCAGCGCGACCGGGCCGGAAGGCCTCAGGACATGACGCGGCCGGGTGGTCCCGCACGAGGTGCAGGACCACCCGGCCGGGTGATGGAGTGACTAGGACTCTAGGACTGCCGGCTGGGCGGGTTCGTGCACTCGTAGTCGCTCGGGTACACCTCGCAGAAGGACTGCTCGTCGTCGCAGATGCCGTCGTCGTTCGCGTCCGTGCACGGCTCCTCACCGCCGGAGCAGAGCTCCTCCTGGGTGGTGCAGGTCTCGTCGTCCCCGCAGATGCCGTCGAGGTCGGTGTCGCCGCCGCTGTTCGCGCAGGCCGACTCCTCGTCGTCGTCGCACGTGCCGTCCTCGTCGCTGTCCCCACCCGACTCCGCGCACGGGTCCGGCTCCTCGCAGAGGTCGAGCTGGGTCGCGCAGGTCTCGTCGTTGTCGCAGGTCTCGTCGTTGTCGGTGTCACCACCCGACCCCGCGCACTGGTCCGGCTGGCACAGGTCGGGCTCGGTGGGGCAGGTCTCGTCGTCGTCGCAGACACCGTCACCGTCGGTGTCGCCGTTCTTGTCGTCGCACGGTCCCGGTGGCGGCGGGCAGTTCTGCTGGGTCTCGCAGGTCTCGTCGTCGTCGCAGACACCGTCACCGTCGGTGTCGCCGTTCTTGTCGTCGCACGGTCCCGGCGGCGGCGGCGGGGTGGCCTCCTGGCCGTAGGCGTAGTAGCTGATCGCCTGCGCGATTCCGCGCTTGTTGCGGATCTCCGTCTGGGTGATGAACCCGTCGGGGTCGACGACGACGACCGTGGTGCGGGTGCTGGCCTTGATGCAGACCTCGGTGCCCGGCTCGAGACCGGTCTGCAGCCGGGTCTTCGTGCCGTTGGACTCGACCTTGTTCGGGTAGAGCGCCTTGTCGCAGTGCTCGGTCACCCGGGCGGTGGCGTGCGAGGCCTTCTTGTTCTTGTGGCGCTTGCCCGCCTCGGCCGGCGCGGTCGCGCCGGCGAAGAGCATGAGCACGACCGTGAGCAGTGCCAGAGCCCGGAGCAGTGATGCCCGGGACGTGGACGTGGACGACAGCATGAATGAACCCCCTGGTCCGTACGGCCCCCTTGACCGTGTTCACAGAGTGGGGCAGAACGACCCCGGCGACGAGGGCCCTAGGTCTGGACCGGGTGTCTAGACGTCCCGGTGTCCGAGGACCCCGAGCGCGATGTCGCGCACCATCGGCACGAACTGCTCCTCGGGGACGTGCAGGTCGGCGTCGAGAGGCGACTGCTGCGACATGGCCGCGGTGACGATCAGGCGCAGGGCCAGCGCGGTGCGCAGACGGTCGGCCGGCCCGGCGTGGGACTGCTCGAAGGCGTCCATCAGGCGGTAGCCCGCGGCCTGCGCGGACTCGGTGCCAGGCTCCAGCTGCTGGGTCTCGAACGCCGCGAGCACCATCTGGACGACGCCGGGGCGGGCGAGCGCACGGCGTACGACGAGCTCGAGCACCTGGTCGAGGTGCTCGGGGTGCTCGTGGAGGGACACGACGTGGTCGACGATGACGTCGACGGTCTCCTTCACCTCGTCCATCACGGCGCGGTAGAGCGCCTCCTTGCTGCCGAAGCGGTGCAGCAGCCCGGGCTTGGAGTAGCCGACCGCGTCGGCGATCGTCTGCAGCGACGTGGCAGCGAAGCCGTGGACCGCGAAGAAGCCCGCGGCGACGTCGAGGATGGCGTAGTCGATCTCCGCCGGGGACTGTCGCATGACGTACCTGCCTGACCGTATCGATCGGATCTGGACCGCTCCGTTTCAGGATGGATCAGATCGGTCGACTACGCAAGATGTCAGTTCGGATCGGCCGTCAGCAGGACCGCCCGGTCAGAGGTACATGCCTCCGCTGCGACCCTCCTCGCCGGGGACGCCTCCCGGGATGCCGCCGGGCTGGCCGTCCGGGCCCTGGCCGGGCATGCCGGAGCCCATGGGGAGGGCCCGGCGCATCTGCTCGAGCTGGGCACGGGCGGCCATCTGCTGGGCGTAGATCGCGGTCTGGATTCCGTGGAACAGCCCCTCGAGCCACCCCACGAGCTGGGCCTTCGCCACGCGGAGCTCGGACTCCGACGGCGCCTCCGAGGCGAAGGGCGAGGAGAGCCGCTCGAGCTCCTCGACCAGCTCGGGCGCGAGACCGGACTTGAGCTCCTCGATGGAGGCGGCGTAGATGCGGGCCAGTCGCGCGCGGGACGCCTCGTCGACCGGCGCCGACTTCACCTCCTCGAGCAGCTGCCGGATCATGCTGCCGACGCGCATCACCTTCGCAGGCTGCTCCACGAGGTCCGTGACCTGGCGCTCCTGGTCGTCGTCGTCCTCACCGCTCGAGCCGCCCGAGACGGCCATCTGGTTCGGTCCCACGACGACGACGCGGGGGTCGTCGTCGGGTCCGGAGGTCTGGTCGGGGCGGGGCTCAGTCATGCGGCCCACCCTACTGAGACCCCGCGACACGTCGACGTACGGCGGTTGCGGGCCGGCGCACCCGCCGCGACTTGGGTCAGCGCACCGGACGGGACGCGTGTCAGCGGACCGTGAGCAGGATCTTGCCGACGTGGCTGCCGTCGTCGAGCGCCCGGTGCGCGTCGGCCGCCTCTGCGAGGGGGAAGGTGGCGTGCACGATCGGCTTCACCGTGCCGGCGGCCACCATCGGCCAGACGTGGTCCTCGACGGCGGCGCAGATGACGGCCTTGTTCTCGGGCGGGCGCGAGCGCAGCGTCGTGGCGATCAGCGCCGCCCGCTTGCGCAGCAGCGAGGACAGGTCGATCTCCGCCTTCGTCCCGCCCTGCATGCCGATGACCACCAGCCGGCCCTCGGGCGCCAGGGCGTCGATGTTGCGCTCGAGGTAGGACGCACCCATGTTGTCGAGGATGACGTCGGCCCCACGACCGTGGGTGGCCTCCTTCACCTCGGCGACGAAGTCCTGCTCGCGGTAGTCGATGCCGACGTCGGCCCCGAGCTCGCGGCAGACCTCCAGCTTGGCCGCGGACCCCGCCGTCGTGATCACCCGCGCCCCGACCTGGTGGGCGACCTGGATGGCGCAGGTGCCGATGCCGCCGGCGCCACCGTGCACGAGCAGCGTCTCGTCAGGGCGCAGTCCGGCCACCAGGAACACGTTCGACCACACGGTGCAGGCCACCTCGGGCAGCGCCGCGGCGGTCACGAGGTCGATCCCCTCGGGCACTGCCATGACCTGGCCCTCCGGGACGAGGACCTTCTCGGCGTACCCGCCTCCGGCCAGGAGGGCGCAGACCTCGTCGCCGACCTTCCACCGCGTCACGCCCTCGCCGACCTCGGCGACGGTGCCGCTGCACTCCAGGCCGATGACCTCGCTGGCCCCCGGGGGCGGAGGGTAGAAACCCTTGCGCTGCAGCACGTCGGCGCGGTTCACCGCGGTGGCCGCGACGTCGATCACGACCTCCCCGGGTCCGGCGGTGGGGTCGGGCAGCTCGGCGAGGGTCAGGACCTCGGGTCCACCGGGCTCGGTGGTGACGATGGCGCGCATGCGCCCACCCTAGGGGGGACCGTCGCGCCGCCGGCCGGCGTCAGTCGGACTCGACCAGCTCGGTCTCGGGCAGCTCCACCTCGTCGACCTCGACGTCCACGTCGAGCTTCTCGCCGCCCTCCCAGCGACTGGCCAGGTCGAAGGCGCGCGCGGCCAGGGCCTCGGTCTTCGCCGGGCTCCCGCCGGCCAGCGCCGCGGCGTAGCCGAGCAGGTAGGTGCTGATCGGTGCCGCCGGTCGCTGCACCCGGTGGGCGGCCTCGCGCGCGAGGTCGAGGATCAGGCCCTCGTCGACCTCCGTCTCGAGGTCCAGAGCGTCCATGAGCTCGTCGATCCAGTCGTGAAGGTTCACCCGGCCAGCGTCGTACGACGCAGCGCGTGGCGCAACCCGTCGCGCCAAATCGACACGGTCGACCGACCTCGTCCGGTCGAAGGCGTCAGGTCCGCTCGGCCTGCTCCCTGAGCTCCCTCAGGTCCGACCAGGTGTCGACGTCGTGGGACTCGTCCGCGACCTCGGCCACCTCGACCAGGTCCAGCGCCCCGACGAGCCGGTGCACGGGCAGCCCGTGCTCGTCCTCGCGGGACTCCGGGGCCACCCGTCGCAGGGCGGCCGTGCGGTAGGCCGCGCAGAGCGGCTGACGCCGCCCGCCGTCCCCCACCAGCAGCGCCCCGTCCGGTCCGCCGTCCCGCCCGGGGGTGACGACCGCCCCGAGGAGCCGCGCGAAGGTGCCCGGACCCACCCGCGGCATGTCCACGGCCAGCACGAGCACGAGGTCGGGCTCGCGGTAGAAGGCCCGCAGACCGGCCAGCAGACCGGCGGCAGGGCCGCCGCCGCGCGGGTCCTCGACGGTGAAGGTCGCCGGACGGGTCGTGGGCACCGGGTCGCCGACCACCACGACCTCGACCGCCGTCACCGTCGCCGAGAGCGCACGCTCGAGGAGCGTCACCCCGGCGAGCTCGATCGAGGCCTTGTCGGCGCCCCCGAGGCGGGCGGCGGTGCCGCCGGCCAGGACGACCGCCCCCACCCGGCCGGGGTCGGCCGGCTCGGGATCCCCGAGGAGGGACGTCGGCTCGGTCATCGCTCCACCCTGCCACCTCGCGCGCGGCCGGGTGGCAGGGTGGAGCCATGGCTCGCACCCCTGCCGCCGCGCCGCGGATCGTCCTCGCCCAGCTCGCGGCCTCGCGCCGGCCCGCGGAGAACCGCGAGCGGCTGGCCGCCCTCGAGGTGCCGCCCGCGGAGATCGTGGTCCTGCCCGAGGTGTTCCAGCGCGACCTGGGCTCCCCCGACGACGACCTCGGCCCGGACGCCGAGGACCTCGACGGCCCGTTCGTCCAGGCACTGACGGAGCGGGCCGCCGCGCACGGGGGCACGTGGATCGCGGGCATGGTCGAGCGGACCACCGACGGTCGGCCGTTCAACACCCTGGTGGCGGTGGGAGCGGCAGGGCTGCTGGCCTCCTACCGCAAGATCCACCTCTACGACTCCTTCGGCTACCTGGAGTCGGACCGTCTCGTCGCGGGCGAGCGCACGCCGGTGCTGCTCGACGTCGGCGGGCTGAGCGTGGGGCTCATGACCTGCTACGACCTGCGCTTCCCCGAGCTCGCGCGCGAGCTCTCCCGGGCCGGCGCCGACCTGCTCGTGGTCCCCGCCGCCTGGGTGGCCGGGCCTCGCAAGGTGGCTCACTGGCGCACCCTGGCCACGGCCCGCGCCGTGGAGAACCTGGCCTACGTCGCCGCCGTCGGCCAGCCGGGCCCGCGCTACAGCGGTCACTCACTGGTGGTCGACCCCCGCGGCGAGGTCGTGGCCGAGGCAGGCGACGAGGACGGCGCTCTGGTGCGGGCCGAGATCTCGCTCGACCTGGTGGCCGAGGCGCGCGAGGAGAACCCCTCGCTGGGCAACCGGCGCGACGCCGAGCCGTGGCCGGAGCCGCAGCGGTACGCCGCTCCGTCCTGACCCCGCCCGCCTCGTAGACTCCTCGGACGCCGGGACCCGCGGGACCCGGCGTGGAGGGGTGCCGGAGTGGCCTATCGGAACCGCCTTGAAAGCGGTCGCTGGCAGTGATGTCAGCCGCGGGTTCGAATCCCGCCCCCTCTGCTGTCCGGGCCGCCGCACGGCGCCCGGCTCAGGAGATCGTGACGTCCTGGAGCACGACCACCCGGGTGGTCACGTCCGTGACCGGGACGATGATCCGGTAGGTGCGCTGGCCCGGGCGCTGGTCGCGCACGACGAGCCGGACGGTGCCGTCCTCGCCGACGGCCTGCTCGGCCAGCACCACGCCCCCGCGGACGACCTGCACGACGCTCGGCACCACGGCGACCCCGCGGGCGGTCACGGTGGCGTCCACGACGAACCGGCCCGTCCCCTCGGTGACGACGGGGGTCAGCGTGGTGAGCGCGCGCACCGGTGCCGGCGCGGCGACCTCCTCGCGGACGCTGCGGTAGCCCTCCCGGCTCCAGGTGACCCGGGCCGTGAGGACGGACCCCAGGTCCGCCCGGGTCGTCTCGTACTGCCGTGTCGTCGCGCCGCTGACGGGTGCGCCGTCCCGCATCCACTGGATGTCGCGGGTGGCGTCCGGTGTCGCGGTGCCCACCGTGGTCAGCCGCAGGGTCTCCCCGAGGACCGGCGCCCCCTCGAGGACCGGAGGCTGCTGGACCACCAGGCTGGCCGGGGCGACCGCCGCGGTGGGGGCCGACGACGCGGTGGCGCTGCGGTAGCCGGCGCGCTCCGCGGTGATGGTGACGCTCAGGGCCTTGCCGACGAGGTCGCTGCGGAGGGCCAGACTGCGTCCGGTGGCACCGGGCAGGGGCTCGCCGTCCGCCTTCCACTGGAAGCTGCGGGTGTCGGCACGCGGGGTCCAGCGTCCGCCGCTGGCGACCAGCGTCTGGTCGACCTGCGCGGTGCCCTCGATGACGGGCCGGACGGTGTTGACCAGGACGGTGTCGGGCACCGGTGCGGTGCGCTCCGAGCGGGAGGACGCGTCGGCGTACCCGCCCTTGCTGGCGGTGACCTTGACCTGGATCCGCTTGCCGACCATGGCCCGCGTCACCTCGAGGGTGTTGCGGCTGCCGGTCTGCACCGGCTCGCCGCCGGCGAGCCACTGGTAGAGGACGGCGGGGCTGCTCGGGTTCCAGGAGCCCGCGGTGGCCGACAGCGTGCTGCCGACGGCGGGCTTGCCGGAGACGACCGGGCGGGAGACGCTCTGCATGCGCCGGTCGTTGAAGTGGATGAAGCCGCTCGGCCACCCCGAGGTCGAGGTGATGCGGGCCCAGGAGAAGTCACCGCCCCAGCTGTCCTGGGAGATCACGATCTCGGTGGGGCTGATGACCTTCTCGACGTAGGCCACGTGGCCCGCGGACCCGGCGGGGTAGACGCCTGCACGCCACCAGGCGATCGCGCCGACGGCCGGTGTGCGGTCGGTGATCGACGACATCTGGGTGCCCCAGTAGGTCGCGTTGCCGCTGCCGTCCCACGGGCGCGTGCTCGAGTAGCCGTTCTTGATGACGCGGTAGGCGGCGTAGTTGGTGCAGTTGTGCCCGGAGTACATCCGCCAGTACATCTGCCCGCTCGCCGCGGCGTAGCCGCTGCTGCTCATCCCGGCGTTCGCGCACGAGGTGTAGCCCGTGCACAGACGCGTGATGGTGGCGCCGGCCGGCGCGGGCAGCGCCAGCACGGCCAGCGTCATCAGCAGGGCCAGCACGGTGGGCAGGGCGGAGCGGCGGAGAGGTCTCACCGTCCCACCATGGGTGCAGATGTGAACTCGTGGGGCTGAAATAGAGAAAAGTCAACGCGACACGCCGATCAAATCGGGCGAATACCGACGGCGGTCCGTCGGGCACCCCGACCCGTGGGACGGTGGCGAGCCCTCAGTCCGACCCGCCCACGTCGAGGTCGACGGCGTCGTAGGTCAGGTCGTTGACCCGCTGCAGGTGGTGCTGGAGGTCGACCACGAGCCGGCCGAGGCTCTCCCGCACGGCACGGAGGTCGGCGGCCTCGCAGACGGTGGCCGCCAGCACGGAGGTGCGGCTCTGCAGCCTCACCTGCTCGCGGTGGAGCTGGGCCGCCCGGGGCTCCAGCCACGGCTCCGCCTCCGTGGCGCGCTCGGCGTCGTGGTCGGCCGCCAGCGCCTGCTCCACCCACGCGAGGCGCTTGCGGACCAGGAAGCGCCAGGACTGCTGCAGCCGCGGCGGCGTGGCCACGGCTCGTTCGAGGCCGTCGAGGGCCAGGGCCAGTCGTCGCACGGCGACACCTCCGTGGTGAGGGGGCTTCGAGTGTCCGCCCGCGTCCTCGCGCCGCGCAAGGGCCCACCTGGGCCGTACGCCGACCGGCCCACCCGGTGCGGTCGGTCGCGGTCCGGTGCGGTCGGTCGCGGGTTTGCCCCGCTCACCGTCGGCCGGGTTCAATCGGGGCGTGCCCACCACCTCGTCGTACCGGCTCGCCGCCCGGGTCCGCCTCCGGCTCCTCGGCACGGTGCTGACCGTGCTCGGAGGCACGGTCGTGCTCGTCGGCCTGCTGGTCGCGCTGCTCGACCTGCCCTCGGTGGTGTTCACCACCGCGCTGCTCCTCGGGGTGGCGCTGCTGCTCGTCTCCGGGCTGGGACTGATGCGCGCCCGCCCCCTGGTCACCCTGGACGAGGTGGGCTACCGGGTCCGCTACCTGCGCGGCGCCGGGGAGGTCGCGGCCCGCTGGCGCGAGGTGCAGGACGTCGTGACCACGACCGTGCACGGCGACGACTGCGTCGTGCTGAGGCTGCGCGACGGTCGCTCGACCACCGTCCCCGTCGCCGTGCTCGACGCTCCTCGCGAGGACTTCGTGCGCGACCTGGGCGAGCACCTGCACCACGGGCACGGCTACCGCCCCGTCCCCTGACCGACCCTCCGAGGAGGTGCTCGGCCGCCGACGCGGACACCGATTCGCTCCGGTCGATCCGGCCCGGGTAGCCTGTGCTCCGCGCTCCCCGGAGCGCATGGAGGTGTCGCCTAGTGGCCTATGGCGCCCGCCTGCTAAGCGGGTTGAGGGCTAAACCCTCTCGCGGGTTCAAATCCCGCCACCTCCGCGTGGTGACCTCGGACTCCGAGGGCGAGCCCGGACCCACCCTCGTGGGTCCGGGCTCGTCGCGTCAGTCCTCCAGCGCGACGAACGGTCGGACCGTCCAGGCGCCCAGCGGCGAGAGCACCAGCGGCTGCACCCCGACCGGCACGCCCTCGCGGTAGGTCAGCAGCGTCACTGTGGCCTCGCGCCGGGGCTTAGTGCCCAGGGCGACCGCGTAGGCGGCACCCCCGGTGGTGCCGGTGGTGAAGCTGTGCCCCACCTGCCCGTTCTCGCCCTCGACCCGTTCCGGGCCGACGATGTCGTGGAGGTGGCCGGCCACGACGAGGTCGGCGCAGCCGCGCTCGAGAGCCGCCCGCCCCAGGTTGGCGTCGTGCACCAGCAGCGTCCCCACCCGCTGGCCGTCGGCGTCGGCGGCGCAGGCGGCGTCGGCCAGCCGGTCGCCGACGTCGGCGAACGACAGGCCGGTCTCGTCGCGCCAGCTCCCGAGCCCCGACGAGCGCGGGTCGGCCACCCCGAGCAGGCGGATGCCGTCGGCCGCCTCCACGACCTCGCCGTCCATGACGGTGAACCCGAGGTCGGCGGCCTGGCCGGCGACGAAGTCGCCGTGGTCGTGGTTGCCGGTGACCAGGTAGCGCTCGTCGTAGGAGGAGAACGCCTCGGCCAGCGACTCGAGGCTGAAGGCCTCCCACGAGGAGCCCGTCGACGTGTCGTCGCCCGCGTCGAGCAGGACCGTGGCGCCCCCGAGGTCGGCCACGGCGCGCGCCACCGGGTCCATGCCGATGTTGTCGTGGCGGTCCGAGACCAGCACCGCGACCGTCTCGTCCTCCTCGGGGCGACGGACCTGGTCGGCGACGGAGGCC
This DNA window, taken from Nocardioides sp. HDW12B, encodes the following:
- a CDS encoding bacterial proteasome activator family protein produces the protein MTEPRPDQTSGPDDDPRVVVVGPNQMAVSGGSSGEDDDDQERQVTDLVEQPAKVMRVGSMIRQLLEEVKSAPVDEASRARLARIYAASIEELKSGLAPELVEELERLSSPFASEAPSESELRVAKAQLVGWLEGLFHGIQTAIYAQQMAARAQLEQMRRALPMGSGMPGQGPDGQPGGIPGGVPGEEGRSGGMYL
- a CDS encoding NTP transferase domain-containing protein; its protein translation is MTEPTSLLGDPEPADPGRVGAVVLAGGTAARLGGADKASIELAGVTLLERALSATVTAVEVVVVGDPVPTTRPATFTVEDPRGGGPAAGLLAGLRAFYREPDLVLVLAVDMPRVGPGTFARLLGAVVTPGRDGGPDGALLVGDGGRRQPLCAAYRTAALRRVAPESREDEHGLPVHRLVGALDLVEVAEVADESHDVDTWSDLRELREQAERT
- a CDS encoding TetR/AcrR family transcriptional regulator, encoding MRQSPAEIDYAILDVAAGFFAVHGFAATSLQTIADAVGYSKPGLLHRFGSKEALYRAVMDEVKETVDVIVDHVVSLHEHPEHLDQVLELVVRRALARPGVVQMVLAAFETQQLEPGTESAQAAGYRLMDAFEQSHAGPADRLRTALALRLIVTAAMSQQSPLDADLHVPEEQFVPMVRDIALGVLGHRDV
- a CDS encoding NAD(P)H-quinone oxidoreductase codes for the protein MRAIVTTEPGGPEVLTLAELPDPTAGPGEVVIDVAATAVNRADVLQRKGFYPPPPGASEVIGLECSGTVAEVGEGVTRWKVGDEVCALLAGGGYAEKVLVPEGQVMAVPEGIDLVTAAALPEVACTVWSNVFLVAGLRPDETLLVHGGAGGIGTCAIQVAHQVGARVITTAGSAAKLEVCRELGADVGIDYREQDFVAEVKEATHGRGADVILDNMGASYLERNIDALAPEGRLVVIGMQGGTKAEIDLSSLLRKRAALIATTLRSRPPENKAVICAAVEDHVWPMVAAGTVKPIVHATFPLAEAADAHRALDDGSHVGKILLTVR
- a CDS encoding CHAP domain-containing protein; translation: MRPLRRSALPTVLALLMTLAVLALPAPAGATITRLCTGYTSCANAGMSSSGYAAASGQMYWRMYSGHNCTNYAAYRVIKNGYSSTRPWDGSGNATYWGTQMSSITDRTPAVGAIAWWRAGVYPAGSAGHVAYVEKVISPTEIVISQDSWGGDFSWARITSTSGWPSGFIHFNDRRMQSVSRPVVSGKPAVGSTLSATAGSWNPSSPAVLYQWLAGGEPVQTGSRNTLEVTRAMVGKRIQVKVTASKGGYADASSRSERTAPVPDTVLVNTVRPVIEGTAQVDQTLVASGGRWTPRADTRSFQWKADGEPLPGATGRSLALRSDLVGKALSVTITAERAGYRSATASSAPTAAVAPASLVVQQPPVLEGAPVLGETLRLTTVGTATPDATRDIQWMRDGAPVSGATTRQYETTRADLGSVLTARVTWSREGYRSVREEVAAPAPVRALTTLTPVVTEGTGRFVVDATVTARGVAVVPSVVQVVRGGVVLAEQAVGEDGTVRLVVRDQRPGQRTYRIIVPVTDVTTRVVVLQDVTIS
- a CDS encoding HAD family hydrolase, whose amino-acid sequence is MIRLVATDLDGTLLQPDGTVSPRTLEVLDAVDALGVLVVFVTGRPIRWMESLWQHVGDHGLAICSNGGVLYDVPGRAVLEARTIDPEVGLAVAERIRHAVPGSTFALEKTTGFSQEPAFPVHPDDRAGGEANAFRVQVAPLEEALDTDVVKLLALHQEHAPLDYWQRVERAADGAVTTTWSSTNALVEMSGAGVTKASTLARLCAERGLDASEVVAFGDMPNDVDMLRWAGSSYAMENGHAHTRAAAQHVAPGNDEDGVAQVLERLLLS
- a CDS encoding HAD family hydrolase, with the translated sequence MVALDIDGTLFGAGHGTGVVTEEISPAVRAAVDKVVAAGVPVVLSTGRSTFSITGVLEMLGLPRGRDEQVLAVASNGSVTFSYPPVEILTTETFDASEVVRLLLEHVPDARVAVEEIGVGYRLNRLFPEGEIDGHMTVQTLDELVAEPVTRVIIRDPDASEEDFVHLAEKVGLHGINYFIGWTAWLDLAPADVSKASGLTSVCARLGVDASDVLAIGDGRNDIEMLQWAGRGVAMGQATLSVQEAADDVTDAVEDDGVARELGRWFP
- a CDS encoding carbon-nitrogen hydrolase family protein, producing MARTPAAAPRIVLAQLAASRRPAENRERLAALEVPPAEIVVLPEVFQRDLGSPDDDLGPDAEDLDGPFVQALTERAAAHGGTWIAGMVERTTDGRPFNTLVAVGAAGLLASYRKIHLYDSFGYLESDRLVAGERTPVLLDVGGLSVGLMTCYDLRFPELARELSRAGADLLVVPAAWVAGPRKVAHWRTLATARAVENLAYVAAVGQPGPRYSGHSLVVDPRGEVVAEAGDEDGALVRAEISLDLVAEAREENPSLGNRRDAEPWPEPQRYAAPS
- a CDS encoding DUF6457 domain-containing protein, which encodes MNLHDWIDELMDALDLETEVDEGLILDLAREAAHRVQRPAAPISTYLLGYAAALAGGSPAKTEALAARAFDLASRWEGGEKLDVDVEVDEVELPETELVESD